The Musa acuminata AAA Group cultivar baxijiao chromosome BXJ1-3, Cavendish_Baxijiao_AAA, whole genome shotgun sequence genome window below encodes:
- the LOC135582639 gene encoding uncharacterized protein LOC135582639 isoform X2 produces the protein MALASRLPPLILLLLLLFLFLTLGISGVHSSTTLSPSAAMQSLAQKRKPAMDSELPFTAHFFPQQLDHFTFRPKAYHVFYQKYLINSTYWDQGPVHTAPIFVYTGNEGNIEWFAANTGFMLDIAPKFKALLVFIEHRFYGESMPFGNDSYESAEELGYLTSTQALADYAILIRSLKKNLSAEASPVVVFGGSYGGMLAAWFRLKYPHITIGALASSAPILQFDHIVPWSSFYDGVSQDFKDESINCFEVIKDSWDELMVVGAKKGGMLELTKTFRACKKLQSVYSVRDWLWTAFVYTAMIDYPTPANFLMPLPAYPVKEMCRIIDGFPAGEDILIKVFSAASLYYNYSSTNSCFDIENGSDPHGLHGWDWQACTEMVMPMTSSNESMFPPSTYDYKEFGDQCMTKYEVRPRPHWITTEYGGNKIELVLKRFGSNIIFSNGMRDPWSRGGVLKNISSSIIALVTPLGERRIGLPRKFCQGSSLGFSSSHKR, from the exons ATGGCCCTGGCTTCACGTCTTCCtcccctcatcctcctcctcctcctcctcttcctcttcctgacCTTGGGCATCTCAGGAGTCCATTCCTCGACCACCTTGTCCCCAAGCGCAGCCATGCAATCCCTGGCACAGAAAAGGAAGCCCGCCATGGACTCCGAGCTCCCATTCACCGCCCACTTCTTCCCCCAGCAGCTGGACCACTTCACCTTCCGGCCCAAGGCTTACCATGTCTTCTACCAGAAGTACCTCATCAACTCCACCTACTGGGACCAAGGCCCCGTCCACACCGCCCCCATCTTCGTCTACACCGGCAACGAAGGCAACATCGAGTGGTTCGCCGCCAACACCGGGTTCATGCTCGACATCGCGCCCAAGTTCAAGGCCCTCCTCGTCTTCATCGAG CATAGATTCTATGGCGAGTCGATGCCATTCGGGAATGATTCATACGAATCGGCTGAGGAATTGGGATATCTGACATCGACGCAAGCATTGGCAGATTACGCAATTCTCATAAGAAGCCTAAAGAAGAACTTGTCGGCAGAGGCATCTCCGGTTGTAGTCTTTGGTGGATCCTATGGGGGAA TGTTGGCAGCTTGGTTCAGACTAAAGTATCCACATATAACCATCGGGGCTCTGGCTTCATCAGCACCCATCCTGCAGTTTGATCATATTGTTCCCTGGAGTAGCTTCTATGATGGTGTGTCGCAGGATTTCAAG GATGAGAGCATTAACTGCTTTGAGGTGATCAAGGACAGCTGGGATGAGTTGATGGTAGTGGGAGCTAAGAAGGGAGGGATGTTGGAACTTACCAAAACTTTTAGAGCTTGCAA AAAACTTCAGTCTGTATATTCTGTGAGAGATTGGTTGTGGACAGCATTTGTATACACAGCAATGATTGATTACCCAACTCCAGCCAATTTTCTGATGCCTTTGCCTGCATATCCTGTTAAAGAG ATGTGTAGGATTATTGATGGATTCCCAGCAGGAGAGGACATCCTCATTAAAGTGTTTTCAGCTGCAAGTTTATATTACAACTACTCAAGTACTAATTCTTGCTTTGACATAGAAAATGGAAGTGATCCTCATGGCCTCCATGGTTGGGACTGGCAG GCATGCACAGAGATGGTCATGCCAATGACTTCCTCTAATGAAAGCATGTTTCCCCCATCCACATATGACTATAAAGAATTTGGTGACCAGTGCATGACAAAGTATGAAGTTCGACCAAGGCCCCACTGGATAACCACAGAATATGGTGGCAAT AAAATTGAGCTAGTGCTAAAGAGATTCGGAAGCAACATTATTTTCTCTAATGGAATGAGAGACCCTTGGAGTAGAGGCGG GGTGCTGAAGAACATATCATCCAGCATCATTGCCCTCGTCACACCGTTAGGTGAGCGGAGGATTGGCTTGCCAAGAAAGTTTTGCCA
- the LOC135582639 gene encoding uncharacterized protein LOC135582639 isoform X1: MALASRLPPLILLLLLLFLFLTLGISGVHSSTTLSPSAAMQSLAQKRKPAMDSELPFTAHFFPQQLDHFTFRPKAYHVFYQKYLINSTYWDQGPVHTAPIFVYTGNEGNIEWFAANTGFMLDIAPKFKALLVFIEHRFYGESMPFGNDSYESAEELGYLTSTQALADYAILIRSLKKNLSAEASPVVVFGGSYGGMLAAWFRLKYPHITIGALASSAPILQFDHIVPWSSFYDGVSQDFKDESINCFEVIKDSWDELMVVGAKKGGMLELTKTFRACKKLQSVYSVRDWLWTAFVYTAMIDYPTPANFLMPLPAYPVKEMCRIIDGFPAGEDILIKVFSAASLYYNYSSTNSCFDIENGSDPHGLHGWDWQACTEMVMPMTSSNESMFPPSTYDYKEFGDQCMTKYEVRPRPHWITTEYGGNKIELVLKRFGSNIIFSNGMRDPWSRGGVLKNISSSIIALVTPLGAHHLDFRAATKDDPKWLKEQRETEVKIIQGWIDQYYEDLRK, encoded by the exons ATGGCCCTGGCTTCACGTCTTCCtcccctcatcctcctcctcctcctcctcttcctcttcctgacCTTGGGCATCTCAGGAGTCCATTCCTCGACCACCTTGTCCCCAAGCGCAGCCATGCAATCCCTGGCACAGAAAAGGAAGCCCGCCATGGACTCCGAGCTCCCATTCACCGCCCACTTCTTCCCCCAGCAGCTGGACCACTTCACCTTCCGGCCCAAGGCTTACCATGTCTTCTACCAGAAGTACCTCATCAACTCCACCTACTGGGACCAAGGCCCCGTCCACACCGCCCCCATCTTCGTCTACACCGGCAACGAAGGCAACATCGAGTGGTTCGCCGCCAACACCGGGTTCATGCTCGACATCGCGCCCAAGTTCAAGGCCCTCCTCGTCTTCATCGAG CATAGATTCTATGGCGAGTCGATGCCATTCGGGAATGATTCATACGAATCGGCTGAGGAATTGGGATATCTGACATCGACGCAAGCATTGGCAGATTACGCAATTCTCATAAGAAGCCTAAAGAAGAACTTGTCGGCAGAGGCATCTCCGGTTGTAGTCTTTGGTGGATCCTATGGGGGAA TGTTGGCAGCTTGGTTCAGACTAAAGTATCCACATATAACCATCGGGGCTCTGGCTTCATCAGCACCCATCCTGCAGTTTGATCATATTGTTCCCTGGAGTAGCTTCTATGATGGTGTGTCGCAGGATTTCAAG GATGAGAGCATTAACTGCTTTGAGGTGATCAAGGACAGCTGGGATGAGTTGATGGTAGTGGGAGCTAAGAAGGGAGGGATGTTGGAACTTACCAAAACTTTTAGAGCTTGCAA AAAACTTCAGTCTGTATATTCTGTGAGAGATTGGTTGTGGACAGCATTTGTATACACAGCAATGATTGATTACCCAACTCCAGCCAATTTTCTGATGCCTTTGCCTGCATATCCTGTTAAAGAG ATGTGTAGGATTATTGATGGATTCCCAGCAGGAGAGGACATCCTCATTAAAGTGTTTTCAGCTGCAAGTTTATATTACAACTACTCAAGTACTAATTCTTGCTTTGACATAGAAAATGGAAGTGATCCTCATGGCCTCCATGGTTGGGACTGGCAG GCATGCACAGAGATGGTCATGCCAATGACTTCCTCTAATGAAAGCATGTTTCCCCCATCCACATATGACTATAAAGAATTTGGTGACCAGTGCATGACAAAGTATGAAGTTCGACCAAGGCCCCACTGGATAACCACAGAATATGGTGGCAAT AAAATTGAGCTAGTGCTAAAGAGATTCGGAAGCAACATTATTTTCTCTAATGGAATGAGAGACCCTTGGAGTAGAGGCGG GGTGCTGAAGAACATATCATCCAGCATCATTGCCCTCGTCACACCGTTAG
- the LOC135582639 gene encoding uncharacterized protein LOC135582639 isoform X3, which translates to MSSTRSTSSTPPTGTKAPSTPPPSSSTPATKATSSGSPPTPGSCSTSRPSSRPSSSSSRFYGESMPFGNDSYESAEELGYLTSTQALADYAILIRSLKKNLSAEASPVVVFGGSYGGMLAAWFRLKYPHITIGALASSAPILQFDHIVPWSSFYDGVSQDFKDESINCFEVIKDSWDELMVVGAKKGGMLELTKTFRACKKLQSVYSVRDWLWTAFVYTAMIDYPTPANFLMPLPAYPVKEMCRIIDGFPAGEDILIKVFSAASLYYNYSSTNSCFDIENGSDPHGLHGWDWQACTEMVMPMTSSNESMFPPSTYDYKEFGDQCMTKYEVRPRPHWITTEYGGNKIELVLKRFGSNIIFSNGMRDPWSRGGVLKNISSSIIALVTPLGAHHLDFRAATKDDPKWLKEQRETEVKIIQGWIDQYYEDLRK; encoded by the exons ATGTCTTCTACCAGAAGTACCTCATCAACTCCACCTACTGGGACCAAGGCCCCGTCCACACCGCCCCCATCTTCGTCTACACCGGCAACGAAGGCAACATCGAGTGGTTCGCCGCCAACACCGGGTTCATGCTCGACATCGCGCCCAAGTTCAAGGCCCTCCTCGTCTTCATCGAG ATTCTATGGCGAGTCGATGCCATTCGGGAATGATTCATACGAATCGGCTGAGGAATTGGGATATCTGACATCGACGCAAGCATTGGCAGATTACGCAATTCTCATAAGAAGCCTAAAGAAGAACTTGTCGGCAGAGGCATCTCCGGTTGTAGTCTTTGGTGGATCCTATGGGGGAA TGTTGGCAGCTTGGTTCAGACTAAAGTATCCACATATAACCATCGGGGCTCTGGCTTCATCAGCACCCATCCTGCAGTTTGATCATATTGTTCCCTGGAGTAGCTTCTATGATGGTGTGTCGCAGGATTTCAAG GATGAGAGCATTAACTGCTTTGAGGTGATCAAGGACAGCTGGGATGAGTTGATGGTAGTGGGAGCTAAGAAGGGAGGGATGTTGGAACTTACCAAAACTTTTAGAGCTTGCAA AAAACTTCAGTCTGTATATTCTGTGAGAGATTGGTTGTGGACAGCATTTGTATACACAGCAATGATTGATTACCCAACTCCAGCCAATTTTCTGATGCCTTTGCCTGCATATCCTGTTAAAGAG ATGTGTAGGATTATTGATGGATTCCCAGCAGGAGAGGACATCCTCATTAAAGTGTTTTCAGCTGCAAGTTTATATTACAACTACTCAAGTACTAATTCTTGCTTTGACATAGAAAATGGAAGTGATCCTCATGGCCTCCATGGTTGGGACTGGCAG GCATGCACAGAGATGGTCATGCCAATGACTTCCTCTAATGAAAGCATGTTTCCCCCATCCACATATGACTATAAAGAATTTGGTGACCAGTGCATGACAAAGTATGAAGTTCGACCAAGGCCCCACTGGATAACCACAGAATATGGTGGCAAT AAAATTGAGCTAGTGCTAAAGAGATTCGGAAGCAACATTATTTTCTCTAATGGAATGAGAGACCCTTGGAGTAGAGGCGG GGTGCTGAAGAACATATCATCCAGCATCATTGCCCTCGTCACACCGTTAG
- the LOC103977250 gene encoding uncharacterized protein LOC103977250, with translation MNRTSSFRVWNGSVPDHGRRHFYYFLYPLRSAQFRLASIIVLAWTLAYSTHAILNWFRLHLIWTQSYRQTIRLQPAILFKQSQNACQLHVALNGCVRFCFNGLPLLTSGDGEEEGRVRRERRRHCSFLPRGNFFHL, from the exons ATGAACC GTACTTCTTCATTCAGGGTTTG GAATGGTTCGGTGCCTGACCATGGAAGAcgacatttttattattttctttacccACTGAG GTCCGCACAGTTTAGGCTAGCCAGCATTATTGTCTTGGCATGGACTTTGGCATACTCGACACATGCAATCCTTAATT GGTTTAGATTACATCTCATATGGACACAATCTTACAGACAAACAATAAGGCTGCAGCCAGCTATACTGTTTAAACAGAGCCAAAATGCTTGTCAACTGCATGTGGCCTTAAATGGATGTGTAAGATTTTGCTTCAACGGACTGCCATTACTTACTTCAGGGGAtggagaggaggaaggaagagtaAGAAGAGAAAGGAGGAGGCATTGCTCCTTCCTTCCACGCGGAAACTTTTTCCACTTGTAA
- the LOC135614790 gene encoding probable LRR receptor-like serine/threonine-protein kinase At2g24230 translates to MGIGFFSLYLSVSLLLRCSASQQPNTDAAFVSDFFRRMGVVPSSTSDNSSEVCSWRGVYCDGPTERVISLVAPGFGFSGPIPETTIGKLGVLRALDLSGNDITALPSDFAELSGSLGHLNLSSNNIAGAIPGIIGNFKLMESLDLSRNSFSGEIPREVGSLSSLRVLDLSRNSLEMSIPDTVLGCVSLVSLDLSHNRLNGSVPDGFGAAFKNLSALDLAQNEISGKMPDLSGLDSISYLNLSRNRFRDLVLGGFREPLQVVDLSKNQFHGLISQVNRSTTSNWTSLVYLDMSMNQLGGEFFPGLGDLRSLKHLNLAFNEFSSQELLHIQLPSALEYLNLSGTDLAGRIPPDISQLLDLKVLDLSQNHITGNIPELITRNLQVIDLSVNNLTGEIPQSLQQKLSGMERFNLSYNNLTYCGEKFSPETLRSSFIGSQSDCPIAVNPDGIGSKGSRHENFKLGLAIAFSVFFLLAGLICLALACRKRSRPWAVKQPSFEEELNASGPFYFQADFSTWVADVKLPTSVPVVIFEKPLLSFTFADLLNATSNFDRGTLLAEGRLGPVYRGFLPGGIHVAVKVLVHGLTVTDQEAAKELERLGQIKHPNLVPLTGYCLAGDQRIAIYDYMENGNLQNLLHDLPLGVQSTEDWTSDTWEQENPGTQSITTEGMTTWRFRQKIALGAARALAFLHHGCFPQMVHRDVKASSIYLDSAMEPRLADFGLSNLVGTSMEGGMARFSPGYAPPEFSESENTLATTKSDVYGFGVVLFELLTGKKPIGDEYAEDKETTLVSWARALVRRKELARLIDPKMRETGAEKQMEEGLRIAYLCTADLPSKRPSMQQIVGLLKDIEPVSVWH, encoded by the coding sequence ATGGGGATCGGCTTCTTCTCCTTGTACCTCTCGGTTTCCCTGCTGCTGAGGTGCTCGGCCTCGCAGCAGCCGAACACGGACGCCGCCTTCGTCTCCGACTTCTTCCGGAGGATGGGGGTGGTTCCTTCCTCCACCAGTGACAACTCCTCCGAGGTTTGTTCGTGGAGAGGAGTGTACTGCGACGGCCCAACCGAGAGAGTCATCAGCTTGGTGGCTCCCGGCTTCGGCTTCTCCGGTCCGATCCCCGAAACCACCATCGGGAAGCTCGGCGTGCTCCGAGCCTTGGATCTCAGCGGCAACGACATCACCGCGCTCCCTTCAGATTTCGCGGAATTGAGTGGTTCACTCGGGCACCTCAACCTCTCCTCGAACAACATCGCCGGAGCGATCCCCGGCATCATCGGCAACTTCAAGCTGATGGAAAGCCTCGACCTTTCGCGCAACAGCTTCTCCGGCGAGATCCCCAGGGAGGTGGGCTCGCTGTCGAGCCTGCGGGTCCTCGACCTCAGCAGGAACTCGCTGGAGATGAGCATCCCGGACACGGTTCTCGGATGCGTCTCCCTTGTCTCGCTCGATCTTTCCCACAACAGGTTGAATGGGAGCGTTCCTGATGGGTTCGGTGCTGCCTTCAAGAACCTGAGCGCTTTGGATCTCGCACAGAATGAGATCAGCGGGAAGATGCCAGACTTGTCGGGGTTGGACTCCATCTCCTACCTCAATCTCTCCCGCAATCGTTTCCGAGACTTGGTTCTTGGTGGATTCCGGGAGCCATTGCAGGTCGTGGACCTGAGCAAGAACCAGTTCCACGGCCTCATCTCTCAGGTAAACCGCAGCACCACCTCCAACTGGACTTCTCTGGTGTATCTCGACATGTCCATGAACCAACTCGGCGGAGAGTTCTTCCCCGGTCTGGGAGATCTGAGGTCACTGAAGCATCTCAATCTTGCGTTCAACGAGTTCTCCTCCCAAGAATTGCTTCACATCCAACTGCCTTCTGCTCTAGAATACCTGAACTTGTCGGGAACCGATCTCGCCGGCCGAATTCCACCTGACATCTCTCAATTGCTTGACCTCAAGGTGTTAGATCTTTCTCAGAATCATAtcaccggcaacattcccgagctGATCACCCGAAACCTGCAAGTGATAGACCTCTCGGTGAACAATCTCACAGGTGAAATCCCACAGTCCTTACAACAGAAGTTGTCCGGTATGGAAAGGTTCAATCTTTCCTACAACAATCTCACCTATTGCGGCGAGAAATTCTCACCGGAAACTCTCCGTTCATCGTTTATCGGCTCGCAGAGTGACTGCCCCATTGCGGTAAATCCAGATGGTATTGGATCCAAGGGAAGCAGACACGAGAATTTCAAGCTAGGCTTGGCCATAGCTTTTTCGGTGTTCTTCCTGTTAGCAGGGCTGATCTGCCTCGCCCTTGCTTGCCGAAAGAGGAGCAGACCCTGGGCGGTGAAGCAGCCATCGTTCGAGGAGGAGCTAAATGCCTCAGGCCCCTTCTACTTCCAGGCAGATTTCTCAACTTGGGTTGCAGATGTCAAGCTTCCTACCTCAGTTCCTGTCGTCATCTTCGAGAAGCCATTGCTGAGCTTCACCTTCGCTGATCTCTTGAATGCGACCTCCAATTTCGACAGAGGAACCTTACTCGCAGAAGGAAGGCTTGGACCGGTGTACCGAGGATTTCTACCGGGAGGCATTCATGTGGCCGTGAAGGTTTTGGTCCACGGATTAACAGTGACGGACCAGGAAGCTGCAAAGGAGCTCGAGCGGCTTGGCCAGATCAAGCACCCCAATTTAGTGCCATTAACCGGCTACTGCTTGGCCGGGGATCAAAGGATCGCCATCTATGATTACATGGAGAACGGGAACCTACAGAATCTGCTCCATGATCTACCACTGGGTGTGCAATCAACCGAAGACTGGACCAGTGATACATGGGAGCAAGAGAATCCTGGCACGCAAAGCATCACGACCGAAGGAATGACTACTTGGAGATTCCGGCAGAAGATTGCATTAGGTGCTGCAAGGGCGCTGGCATTTCTCCATCACGGATGCTTCCCCCAGATGGTTCACAGAGATGTGAAAGCAAGTAGCATTTATCTTGATTCGGCAATGGAGCCCAGGTTAGCTGATTTCGGACTATCGAACCTGGTTGGGACAAGCATGGAAGGCGGCATGGCTCGTTTTTCACCAGGCTATGCTCCTCCAGAGTTCTCGGAGTCTGAAAACACATTGGCAACAACAAAATCGGATGTCTACGGGTTCGGGGTAGTTCTGTTTGAACTCCTCACGGGGAAGAAACCGATCGGAGATGAATATGCCGAAGACAAGGAGACTACTTTGGTCAGTTGGGCAAGGGCATTGGTGAGGAGAAAGGAGCTCGCAAGATTAATCGATCCAAAGATGCGGGAAACAGGAGCAGAGAAACAAATGGAGGAAGGGCTGAGGATTGCTTATCTGTGTACAGCTGACTTGCCGTCGAAGAGGCCATCCATGCAGCAGATTGTGGGTCTTCTCAAGGACATTGAGCCTGTTTCTGTTTGGcattga